One region of Thunnus albacares chromosome 20, fThuAlb1.1, whole genome shotgun sequence genomic DNA includes:
- the scd gene encoding acyl-CoA desaturase, whose translation MTEAEALEKKQHKPSNGNVLPEATREDAFDHTYKEKEGPKPPTIIVWKNVILMTLLHIGALYGVLLIPSAAPLTLLWSVLCFLISALGVTAGAHRLWSHRSYKATLPLRIFLGVANSMAFQNDIFEWARDHRVHHKYSETDADPHNAVRGFFFAHIGWLLVRKHPDVIEKGRKLELKDLMADKVVMFQRTYYKPSVLLMCFFVPMFVPWYFWGESLWVAYFIPALLRYTLVLNATWLVNSAAHMWGNRPYDHNINPRENKFVTFSAIGEGFHNYHHTFPYDYATSEFGCKLNLTTCFIDFMCFLGLAKDCKRVSHEMVMARIQRTGDGSHRSG comes from the exons ATGACGGAGGCGGAGGCGTTGGAGAAGAAGCAGCACAAGCCCAGCAACGGAAATGTTCTTCCAGAGGCCACCAGGGAAGATGCGTTTGATCACACatacaaagagaaagaaggcCCAAAACCTCCCACGATCATCGTATGGAAAAATGTCATATTGATGACTCTATTGCATATAGGTGCCCTGTACGGCGTATTGCTCATCCCTTCAGCAGCTCCTTTGACCTTGCTTTGgt CCGTACTTTGTTTTTTGATAAGTGCTTTAGGAGTTACTGCAGGAGCTCACCGCCTGTGGAGTCACAGATCCTACAAGGCCACATTACCTCTAAGGATCTTTCTTGGTGTTGCTAACTCCATGGCATTTCAG AATGATATCTTTGAATGGGCTCGAGACCACAGGGTTCATCACAAATACTCAGAGACAGATGCTGACCCTCACAACGCCGTCCGGGGCTTCTTCTTTGCTCACATTGGCTGGCTCTTGGTGCGCAAACACCCTGATGTCATTGAGAAAGGACGCAAGCTGGAGCTCAAAGATCTGATGGCTGACAAAGTTGTGATGTTTCAAAGAAC GTATTACAAGCCGTCTGTGCTGCTCATGTGTTTCTTCGTCCCCATGTTCGTGCCTTGGTACTTTTGGGGGGAGTCTCTGTGGGTGGCATACTTCATCCCGGCTCTGTTGAGGTACACTTTGGTGCTGAATGCCACCTGGCTGGTCAACAGTGCGGCTCACATGTGGGGTAACAGGCCCTATGACCACAACATCAACCCCAGGGAGAACAAGTTTGTCACGTTCAGCGCTATAG GTGAAGGATTTCACAATTACCACCACACATTCCCCTATGATTATGCAACCAGTGAGTTTGGCTGCAAGTTGAACCTTACCACTTGTTTCATCGACTTCATGTGCTTCTTGGGCCTGGCCAAGGACTGCAAGAGAGTGTCCCACGAGATGGTCATGGCCCGAATACAACGCACTGGTGACGGCAGCCATCGGAGTGGCTAA